The following are encoded in a window of Vigna unguiculata cultivar IT97K-499-35 chromosome 8, ASM411807v1, whole genome shotgun sequence genomic DNA:
- the LOC114193445 gene encoding elicitor-responsive protein 1 isoform X1 has protein sequence MAFGFMEVELVKAKGLHDTDVFARMDPYVLLQYKGQERKSRVIHEGGRNPVWNEKFVFRVEYPGSGDQYKLNLVIMDKDVFSADDFVGQAAVHVKDLLAEGTEKGSAVLRPHKYSVVRADQSYCGEIEVGITFTLKEQEYADDDEDVGGWKQSFF, from the exons atggcATTTGGGTTCATGGAGGTGGAGCTGGTGAAAGCAAAGGGTCTTCATGATACTGATGTCTTTG CTCGTATGGATCCTTATGTCCTGTTACAATACAAAGGTCAAGAGCGCAAGAGCCGTGTAATTCATG AGGGAGGCAGAAATCCTGTATGGAATGAGAAATTTGTATTCAGAGTAGAATATCCCGGATCAGGTGACCAATACAAGCTCAACCTTGTAATCATGGACAAGGATGTATTTTCTGCAGATGACTTTGTTGGCCAGGCTGC AGTTCATGTAAAGGATTTATTGGCAGAAGGAACAGAGAAGGGATCGGCTGTGCTTCGTCCTCACAAGTATAGTGTGGTTCGTGCTGACCAATCTTATTGTGGTGAAATTGAAGTTGGTATAACTTTCACCTTAAAg GAACAAGAATATgctgatgatgatgaagatgttGGAGGATGGAAGCAAAGTTTCTTTTGA
- the LOC114193445 gene encoding elicitor-responsive protein 1 isoform X2, which produces MAFGFMEVELVKAKGLHDTDVFEGGRNPVWNEKFVFRVEYPGSGDQYKLNLVIMDKDVFSADDFVGQAAVHVKDLLAEGTEKGSAVLRPHKYSVVRADQSYCGEIEVGITFTLKEQEYADDDEDVGGWKQSFF; this is translated from the exons atggcATTTGGGTTCATGGAGGTGGAGCTGGTGAAAGCAAAGGGTCTTCATGATACTGATGTCTTTG AGGGAGGCAGAAATCCTGTATGGAATGAGAAATTTGTATTCAGAGTAGAATATCCCGGATCAGGTGACCAATACAAGCTCAACCTTGTAATCATGGACAAGGATGTATTTTCTGCAGATGACTTTGTTGGCCAGGCTGC AGTTCATGTAAAGGATTTATTGGCAGAAGGAACAGAGAAGGGATCGGCTGTGCTTCGTCCTCACAAGTATAGTGTGGTTCGTGCTGACCAATCTTATTGTGGTGAAATTGAAGTTGGTATAACTTTCACCTTAAAg GAACAAGAATATgctgatgatgatgaagatgttGGAGGATGGAAGCAAAGTTTCTTTTGA
- the LOC114195612 gene encoding elicitor-responsive protein 1-like — protein sequence MAIGFMEVQLVKAKGLRDTDIFGKMDPYVLIQYKGQEKRSRVAHGQGKNPVWNEQFMFKVEYPGSKDQHKIIFKIMDKDLFKDDFVGEAIIHVGDLLAQGVENGGAKLQTLKYRVVRANKSYCGEIDVGVTFTPKVKDKFVEEQIGGWKESGNYLA from the exons ATGGCAATCGGTTTCATGGAGGTGCAACTTGTGAAAGCAAAAGGCTTACGTGACACTGATATCTTTG GTAAAATGGATCCTTATGTTCTCATACAATACAAAGGCCAAGAGAAAAGGAGCAGAGTCGCTCATG GGCAGGGAAAGAATCCAGTATGGAATGAACAGTTTATGTTCAAAGTAGAGTATCCTGGATCGAAAGATCAACACAAGATCATCTTCAAAATTATGGACAAAGATTTATTTAAAGACGACTTTGTTGGAGAAGCCAT AATCCATGTGGGGGATTTATTGGCCCAAGGAGTAGAAAATGGAGGAGCTAAGTTACAAACTCTAAAGTATAGAGTGGTTCGAGCAAACAAGTCTTATTGTGGAGAAATTGATGTCGGTGTTACTTTTACTCCAAAG GTGAAAGACAAATTTGTTGAAGAACAGATAGGAGGATGGAAAGAAAGTGGCAACTATTTAGCATGA
- the LOC114194069 gene encoding elicitor-responsive protein 1-like, with protein sequence MAIGFMEVHLVKAKGLHNSDIIGEMDPYVLIQYKDQEQRSSVAIGQGINPVWNEKFMFKVEYPLSNHQHKIIFKIMDQDLYTDDFVGESIIHVGDLLDQGVENGEAKLQTLKYRVVRANKSYCGEIDVGVTFTLQVEDDYAERNHYLPQISKDVGFKKTK encoded by the exons ATGGCAATTGGTTTCATGGAGGTGCATCTTGTGAAAGCAAAGGGCCTGCATAACTCTGATATCATAG GTGAAATGGACCCTTATGTTCTGATACAATACAAAGACCAAGAACAAAGGAGTAGTGTCGCCATTG GCCAGGGCATAAATCCGGTATGGAATGAGAAATTCATGTTCAAAGTAGAATACCCTTTATCAAATCATCAACACAAGATCATCTTCAAAATTATGGACCAAGACTTATATACAGATGACTTTGTTGGAGAATCCAT aATCCATGTAGGAGATTTATTGGACCAAGGAGTGGAGAATGGAGAAGCTAAACTACAAACTCTCAAATATAGAGTGGTTCGTGCAAACAAGTCTTACTGTGGTGAAATTGATGTTGGTGTTACTTTCACCCTACAG GTGGAAGACGATTATGCAGAACGTAATCACTATCTACCACAGATTAGCAAGGATGTAGGATTTAAAAAAACTAAGTAG